Genomic window (Sphingomonas sp. S1-29):
GCGAGGAACGTCGCCCCATCCTTGCGGAGCCGCCAACCTTCCATCTCGAACCGCTTCTGCTCCGCGGCGGTCTTCAAGATGTGTGCGGGCAAGCCGCCCCGTTGGTCGTCCGGCAGGAAGAACGTTGAAAAATGCCGACCAATGATCTCGTCGGCCTCGTATCCCTTGAAGCGGCGGGCGCCAGCGTTCCAAGTGGTCACGCGACCCTCCAGGTCCAGCATGTAGATGGCGTAATCTTCGACCGAGCCGACAAGCAGCTGGAATCGCCGTTCGCTGTCGCGCAGCGCCCGCTCGCGCTCCTTTCGCTCGGTGATGTCGCGGGTGATCTTTGCGAAGCCTCTGAGCGATCCATCTTCGCCGTAGATAGCATCCAGAATGGCATGCGCCCAAAAACGACTGCCATCCTTCCTGATTCGCCAGCCTTCGGCTTCGAAACGGCGTTCGCGCGCCGCCGTGGCCAGAGCATGGGCCGGCACGCCCGCTTCTCGATCCTCATGGGAGAAGAACCTAGAGAAATGCTCACCAATGATCTCGTTTGCCGAATACCCCTTGAAGCGCTCTGCTCCCGTGTTCCAGGTCACGATGCTGCCATCGGGATCCAGCATGTAGATCGCGTAGTCCGTCACAGCATCCACGAGCAGCTGAAACGTCTCGGCTGGAGGCTGCTTATTGGTGTCAACTGTGTTCAAGATCTGATCCTGCGCTAGCGCCCTGGCCTACAAACATGGACCAAAGTCCATACCGAGCCGGAACCCTCGCGCAACAGGAATCGCCTCTTGTTCCGAGAGGCGCGCGTCCAACTAGAACCCAGCTTCGATCGCAAGCCGCATGGCTTCAACGGTGCTGGATACGCCCAAGCGCTTAACCAGCCCGCCACGGTGCATCTTGATGGTCTTCTCGGTTAGGCCCAGGTGCTCGCCGATCTGCCGATTGCGCATGCCTTTTGCCATCAGGCGCAGAACGGCCTGCTGCTGCCGTGTCAGCTGATCAACCCGGGCCGCGGCCGAAGCGCGAAGGAGATCACCCTGACCGGCAGCTACCTCCATTTGGCTGCCAACGAAGTAAGCCAGTTCAGCTTGATCGTCGAAGACAGGAGCAATCATCACGGCGTTCAGGAACTTGCTGCCGTTCTTGCGATAGTTGAGGAGCTTAAGCACGACCGGCGCGGCTGTGGCGACTGCGTGGGCAAGCGCCGCGGAGTGTGCTCGCTGGGTTTCCGGCCCGGCAAGAATGCGGCAGTTGCGACCGACGAGTTCACTTTCCGAATATCTGGTAAGCTGCTCGAATTGCCGGTTGGCCGCTATGATCGGATTGTCGTCAGCCCTCGCATCTGTGACGATTGAGGCGATCGGCGAGAGCCGGATTGACCGAATGAGCTCCCACTCGTCGCTGCTGCGCCCGTCTAATTTGGTCGCGGTGAACATGACAGCGTTCATATGACAAAATGGTCGGTGACGGCAAACCTGATCCCGTTACTCGTATCAACCAACCGCATGGTAGCTCGGCTGCTTTGGCTTTCCACGCAGGGCACCGCTTCTCGTCCGCTTTGGGCCACTGTGTCGAGAGCTGCCGCCGGCTTCGCGTCGGAGCTGACCCATACCTGGTGACTCAGCGGCACCTTGATACTCCCCGAAAGCGGCCGCCCGTTCATTCCGGTCTTCGACGCAGAAGGTGATCCCTTCGTTCCTCCTGACGACGCTCGTCTGCTAGGGTCGGGACCCATAAATCGGATACCCTTTGGGGCGCGAATGTGATTCAGGCTCGGCAACAGCAGGAGCGTGGATTTGAGCGAGTTCTGGTTGAGCGAGGAGCAGTTCGAGCGGCTTCGGCCATTGTTGCCGGACAAGGTGCGCGGTGTTGCGCGGGTAGATGACCGACGGGTGATCAGCGGCATCATCCATGTGGTCAAATCGGGCGGGCGCTGGGTCGATGCACCGGCCTGCTACGGTCCGAGAAAGACGCTCTACAACCGGTTCGTGCGGTGGGCGGCGAAAGGCGTCTGGCAAGAGATGTTCGTCACGCTGGCGGCAGCGGGTGGACCGCCCGCCGAAGTCCTGATCGACAGCACGCATATGAAGGCCCACCGCTCGGCGGGCGGCGGAAAAGGGGGGCGCTCGTCCAGGCAATCGGGATCAGCAGAGGCGGTCGCAACAGCAAGCTCCACGCGCTCACCGACGGTCAAGGCCGCCCGCTCCGCTTCCTGCTGACCGGCGGTAACGTCGCCGACTGCCGTGCTGCTGATGTCCTGCTCAACGATCTCGCGCCACGCACCATCGTGCTGGCCGACAAGGCGTATGACAGCAATGCGATCCGCGACCTGATCGAGCGCCAGGGTGCCGTGCCCAACATCCCCTCCAAGGTGAACCGGCGCTGGAAAAGCTGCTTCTCCCGCACGCTCTACAAAGGCAGGAACGCTATCGAGCGCATGTTCTGCCGCCTCAAGGATTATCGGCGCATCGCCACCCGCTACGACAAACTTGCCACCAACTTCCTCGGCGCAATCTACCTCGTGGCAGCCGTCACCTGGTGGTTATGAGTCCCGACCCTAGGTTCGCGGTATGGCAACGCAGCAACGCACAGTCGATTACTTGCTCGAACAGGCGACCGCCGCCGGTACAGTGTCGACCAAGCCAATGTTTGGCGAGTACAGCGTCTATATCGACGGTAAGATGATCGGGTCGGTTTGCGACGATCAGCTCTACGTGAAGCCGTTCGCCTCCATGCCGAGCCCGTATCGGAAGCTCCGCCGTATCCAGGAGCCAAGCTGCACCTACTAGTCGAGGCTGATCGCTGGGACGATGCCCGGTGGCTAGGTGCCCTGCTGCAGATCACAGCGGCAGGGCTGCCGACACCCAAACCGCGGAAACCGAAGCCAAGCACGTAAGAGCCTGCACGGTATGGCTATTCTACACAGCCTGTCAGCGTGTAACCGCCGTTGAAGACTGGCGTCTGGAAGGACCTGTTCACGCCGCCAGATGGGTGCGGACAAATTCGAGCGTCTCACCGCGATGGCACCGATGCCCGCTGCTTCCCATATAGCTTCGGAAGGAGACGCAGATGGCCGGCGGTTGGACGCGTGATGGCGCGATTCAGGATCAAATCGACGACACCGTGGCTGACGCGGTGCTGGCGGCCCGGGCGAATATACCGAGCGGAGAGAGTGAGCCGTTTTGCACAATCTGCGGCGACGACATTCCCGAGGGTCGCCGCCGTGCGATACCCGGGGTGCGCACCTGCGTGAGGTGTCAGAGCGGTCGCGATCGACCACTGGCTGCGGCGTTTAATCGGCGAGGCAGCAAGGATAGTCAGCTGCGGTGATCGCCGCCGCCTTGACGATATTCCTCGTGCCTCTGACCCATTTTCAGCCGTTCATACCGGCTTGGCGACTCCCTTCAAACGGCCGCTCGTTCACGCAGATAACAAGACTGATACAGCACGATGTCCAAGATAACCTGCCAAAAGAACGTTTCCGCACTAGCGCCGAAAAATATCGCACGAAGATCGGACATCTTTTTGCACTCGCTTCGTTAACCACCGCCGGCATTCGCCTGGTCCGAGAAAGGACACAAACATGGCAGTCAAATTCGCCGGGACGATGAATGCGATTAATCGCGGTCTGGAAGACACCAATCCCGCCAAAGGTGCAGACATGGTGGAGGACTGGGAAGCCGCGCTCGCTGAGATCGACATTCCAGGCACTAAAGGTATCCTACGCGACCTTGGATCGCTGCGTAAGCAGCTGGAAAAAAATGAGCCGGACGCAGATCGAGTCCATGCGCTGCTGCACCGTCTCGGCACGGCAACGACGAAGATCGCGGACAAGGCTGAAAAGTCGCAGGAAAAGTTGAAGAATCTTGGCGAGGCTCTCACGGAAGCCGGTGAAGACGCACCGGACGAAGAAGAGGATACCGAAGCCGCGGCAGCGCCGAAGCGGGCCCGTAAAAGAGTTTAGGTCTCAGCTGACGTCACCAGCATACCGCAGCACGGCGTGCTGGTGACGCCCTGCCCACTACCAACCGCGCGTCGCTTCGTTCAATCCGCCCCTCCTTCTATCGTTGGCAGTCTGCTGAGCGGGTAGCGGGGCAAAGCAGGTACTTAGCACGCAGCAAACCCTGAACGCTGGCGCATCCCGCCTATATGGAAGCGATGCCATTCACTATTGTGGCATTTAGGCTAATTTGGAGGCCAACCTGAACTTGCGCCCAGCAGTGTCTATTGCAGTCTGCGTCCCCGCCAGAAACGAAGCGGCGTTGCTGCCGCGGCTGCTTGACGCGCTTGCAGCGCAACGAGATACCCTTGCTTTCAAGCTTTGTCTGCTGCTTGACAGCTGCACTGATGCCAGCGAAGCGATCGTCCGTTCACGCGCAACCTTGTTGCCGTTCGACACAATTATCGCGACGACATTTTCCGAAGCGCCGAATGCGGGGCTCGCGCGGCGAAAAGCGATGGAAATCGGCCTCTCGGCGGTA
Coding sequences:
- a CDS encoding LuxR C-terminal-related transcriptional regulator; its protein translation is MNAVMFTATKLDGRSSDEWELIRSIRLSPIASIVTDARADDNPIIAANRQFEQLTRYSESELVGRNCRILAGPETQRAHSAALAHAVATAAPVVLKLLNYRKNGSKFLNAVMIAPVFDDQAELAYFVGSQMEVAAGQGDLLRASAAARVDQLTRQQQAVLRLMAKGMRNRQIGEHLGLTEKTIKMHRGGLVKRLGVSSTVEAMRLAIEAGF
- a CDS encoding IS5 family transposase (programmed frameshift) yields the protein MSEFWLSEEQFERLRPLLPDKVRGVARVDDRRVISGIIHVVKSGGRWVDAPACYGPRKTLYNRFVRWAAKGVWQEMFVTLAAAGGPPAEVLIDSTHMKAHRSAGGRKRGALVQAIGISRGGRNSKLHALTDGQGRPLRFLLTGGNVADCRAADVLLNDLAPRTIVLADKAYDSNAIRDLIERQGAVPNIPSKVNRRWKSCFSRTLYKGRNAIERMFCRLKDYRRIATRYDKLATNFLGAIYLVAAVTWWL
- a CDS encoding TfoX/Sxy family protein; amino-acid sequence: MATQQRTVDYLLEQATAAGTVSTKPMFGEYSVYIDGKMIGSVCDDQLYVKPFASMPSPYRKLRRIQEPSCTY
- a CDS encoding DksA/TraR family C4-type zinc finger protein; this encodes MAGGWTRDGAIQDQIDDTVADAVLAARANIPSGESEPFCTICGDDIPEGRRRAIPGVRTCVRCQSGRDRPLAAAFNRRGSKDSQLR